A stretch of DNA from Gemmatimonadetes bacterium SCN 70-22:
CGAAGGCGCGGAAGGACGGCCTGCTCGGCGTGGAGTCGCACGTGGAGAACCCCGAATCGAGCGACATCTTCAAGAAGTATCCGTTCTTTTACCGGCACCACCACGCGCGGGCCTTCTTCGCCGACACGATGAAGGTGCTGCTCGTGGGCGCGGTCGAGGATCACCATCTCTCCGAAATCCTCGACATGGATCTCGAGCGGATGCACCAGGAGGAGATGGCCGTACCGGCGGCAATCACGAAGGTGGCGGACTCGATGCCCGGGTTCGGGATCGTCGCCGCCGTGCTCGGCATCGTGATCACCATGGGGTCGATCGGCGGCGCGGCCACCGAGGTGGGGGAGAAGGTCGCGGCAGCGCTGGTCGGCACCTTCCTGGGGATCCTGCTGAGCTACGGCGTCTTCGCGCCGATCGCGAGCGCGGTCGAGGTGCGCATCGCGTCGGAGCATGACTACCTGAACTCGATCCGCGTGTCGCTGCTCGCGTTCGCGCGCGGCGACGGGGCGTCCACGTGCGTGGAGTTCGCCCGCCGGAGCGTGCAGCCGGAGGAGCGCCCGAGCTTCGCCCAGGTGGACGCGATGCGCAAGCGGCAAGCGGCATGATGGGCGTGGCGCGATGAGCAGGAAGGACCGGAAGGTCATCGTCGTGCGCAAGCGGGGCGCACGGCACGCGGCGCATCATGGCGGGAGCTGGAAAGTCGCGTTCGCCGACTTCACGCTCAGCATGATGGCATTCTTCCTCGTGATGTGGGTGCTTGGCATGGACGACCATGCGAAGCGCAGCATCGAGGGGTACTTCGCGAACCCGGTGGGCTACAAGAAGGGCGCCGGCTCCGGCCAGAGCCCGATCGCGCTGGGGAACACGCCGGTGCGCATGCCGCCGCAGGCCGTGCGGACGATCGCCCGCCAGCAGGAAGTCCGCGCGCTGCAGGGGGTTCGGCGCGAGATTCTCCTCAAGCTGGAGGGAGGCGGGCTGAAGGAGATCAGCGCCCTGGTCCAGATCGTCCTGACCCAGCGGGGGCTGCGCATCGAGCTGGGGGAGAGCG
This window harbors:
- a CDS encoding flagellar motor stator protein MotA, whose protein sequence is MLIVVGLVILFGSILGGYTMHHGKIMVLLQWSEFLIIGGAGLGAFVMANPMVVIKRGFARSVALLKPNPYTAKVYAELLQMLTEFYTKARKDGLLGVESHVENPESSDIFKKYPFFYRHHHARAFFADTMKVLLVGAVEDHHLSEILDMDLERMHQEEMAVPAAITKVADSMPGFGIVAAVLGIVITMGSIGGAATEVGEKVAAALVGTFLGILLSYGVFAPIASAVEVRIASEHDYLNSIRVSLLAFARGDGASTCVEFARRSVQPEERPSFAQVDAMRKRQAA